ACTGTATTACGATGCTCAAGTCTCTGCATCTCAATGTCTGCTGATGGTTGCCCATGCCAGTGTAAAGTGCACCGTTTGTTTTAATGGTGATAGTTGGTCTTGTCCATTGACATATATGGTCTTGTCACCTAAAAAATGTGCAAATGTCAGGGCTGTTCTCAACCCAGGTCCAGGCCATTCACACTAACAATGTGGGACACTGTTTTCTGATGGCTCAGGAAGTAGAACATTTAGAGCAAACAGACATAGCAGCCAGACAAGAGTCCATTTTCACTCAAttttaatataaaaaaaaatacaggacAACATTTTTTTGCCATGTTTAACATAAACAGGATGTCAGTGTTTCTCACTTGGacaaaacacttttttagttTACAATGTAAACCAGCAAGACTAGCACAATGgggcagtaggtagcctagtgtttagagcattgggccagtacctGAAAGGTTGCCAGATCAAATCCTCGAGCTTACAAGGGAAAAatcggtcgttctgccccctgaacaaggcagttaacccactgttccgaggccatcattgtaaataagaatttgttcttaactggcttgcctggttaaaaaaaagtgtgaaacCACTCATCAAAAAATAAAGTTGAATGCAGTTTGTTATCTTATATGCCCTTAAAACAATaagaaaacatgtattttaatCAAGGCTATATTGTCTAATAATATATCACCACACAAAGTCTCGTGCCATAGCAAGGCCACAGAGGTAAGGTTTATATTGAAAAAATATACGATTGAGAGTCAAACATCTTGTTTACCTTCAGTGTCTCAAAAAAATAGAAAGACTTGTGGTTTTTGAGCGTgattttcaaaaaaaaaatcaacattaAACTTACAAATATAATCAGCAGACATGCCTGAGAAAAAGGCAGAACCCTGAACCCCAAAGAAGCGAAAAAAAATGGCATAATGGGTTACATGACTGGTTATCTGATTCCCTTTTGTATTTTTAAATACACACAATAAAATGTTCCAAAGGAAATTCAGTTTGCCATATTTCCCTTGTAGATATATAGTAGACGTATGGAAACAATTGACATATATTGGCATTTCCACGACAGTATCTGTTCATATCGTGAACAAATAAAGTAATCCATATATACAAGATGTACATTTAAACAAATGACAGTCAGTCTACCGAGAGTCACACAGCTAACCCAGTCAGCCCCCACCGTTTTCACCTTGAACTGTCTACTCCACTTCCCATCACTGTCCACTCTACTCCCAATCACTACCTATTGCCAATCAACCTTCTCCATCCCATCCCTGCTGGGCAGTTGATGAGCGGGCAGCTGTTAGAAGTTCTACAGCCCTATCTCTGGTGCCGAACTGGGACCCCAACTGTGCAGATCGTTGGAGGCTGTCAATCACTGCTGTGGCCATGGCCTCCACACAGAGTCACTGTGTTCCATGCACGGCTTGGAGGGGGAAAGACGCTCTATGTTACCGAGGCCAGTTCTCAGACCTGGGCCTGGGTGAGGCTGTGGCAGCTGCTGTCTAGCCAGGGGAGTTTGGTCGGGGGTGGAAGGTGATGTACCATGGAGCTGGGCAGATGATGGAGGATGGGTGAGCCCCATGCGGGACCTCTGAGGTGGGGCATCAGCATCGTGGCTGGGCTCATCCAACTCCTGGCTCTTGGTTGCTATAAAGTGGCTGACTCTTAGTAGGCATGACCTCATACCCTCACGGTAGTTATGCTGCTTCCTCTTGCAGGGGGACCTctgctctcccccaccctctttgGAGTGGCCTCTTTTCGTTTGCTGATGCTGTTGTTCTCCTTCCTGCTCTGTCCTCAGGAAGTTGACCACACTCTCCAAAATCTCTGCCTTTTCCACCTTGGGATTCTTCAGTttctaaataaacaaaagtacaaaataaatacatctgaAAATACTCAGAAAAAAAGACACAGATGTGACATAAAATGCTAAATGACCATAGATAACACATTCATGGTTAAAACTAAATGAATCATCTATATTAGAGAAAATAGACCATCTTTATGTAACTCACCTCATTACTTGTGTTCTCCAACAACAAAAGTCGTAAGGTTTCCAGACTGTGGTTGATACGATCTCTCCTCCGTTTCTCCATGAGGGGTTTGGGGACCTGAATGTATAAATTCCTGAGTTAGGCCTATTCGTTTAATGATGTATAAAATTGAATGACAAAAACAGGATATCCCAGGAGATTATGTGCGTGAAGTGAAAAGAAAAAGACCAACATAAAGTAGCCTAAAACCATCGGATTCAATTATATCATAATTTCCCAACCCAAGCAGCTAAAAGAATAAGTAAAATCACTAAGCTTTACTTTAAAATTACAACAACACGTTTAGGCTTGATGAAAATCAGACGGAGTTTTGTGGCAATAAACAGCCTATCATCCATGCACCTAACTTGTACGAAACAGAAATGACAAATAATGAACTCTAATGAAAATGAAAAAGTTTTACTTACCCGTTTTACGTCCTTTTGATCTGGGAGCACAGTCTCCATCGTTTTCCTGACTAAATAATGTCGAGATGTTGTCTAAAATCAGAGAGGTAAATGGCGCTTCACATCTATAAATGCCGTAGAATTACAACCACGCCCATTCGCGCCCTCGGTTCTACTTCATTTGGATTACAGTTATTGGATTACAGTTACCATGCCATATACAGTCAATACATCCAGGCATAGCTATTGGTTTATTCAAGAAAGGGCACCACCCCTGATCCCAGATGCGCACGCCCTTGGCATCGAATAACACTATTGATAGTGTTATTAGGCCTAGGCCTAATCCTGTACCCTAATTTCGTTTGAGAAATATCCCACTGGGCACCAAccatgttggttcaacgtaatttcgtttaaatgacgtggaaacaacgttgattcaaacagtgtgtgcccagtgggaaggtttATCATGTAATTCGAGAAATGAATACTTCATCATGATATCTTTATCGTCAGAGTAGGCTAATAGGTGGAAAGGTGGAAACTGCAAGTCCATGAGGTTCAACGTTTTCATAAAACAATACATTCCGACCAAAGTGAATGTCTGAATCCATAATATATGGCCTTTGTTTTAAAAACATGTTATGTCTGTCAGCAAAGAGGACAGTTAAACATTGTTAGGGGGCTGTGACATTGGATCATATAGCATAGGCTATAATCATATAAAAAACAAGAGTTATCTTTATTCTAATGTGCCATTTGTAATGTATGCTTGTTGCTGGCCTTATACACCCACATGCCatcaattggggcggcagggtagcctagtggttagagcgttggactaataaccagaaggttgcaactTCAagacccctgagctgacaaggtacaaatctgtcattctgcccctgaacaggcagttaacccactaggccgtcattgaaaataagaatttgttcttaattaactgacttgcctagttaaatgaaagtaaaaataataataattacacagcCATCTCACAACATTATAACCAGTGGCTACAAGTCATTGGTTGTCTTAAAATGTCTGATGTGTTTTAAATGGCTTCATCCCCCACAATCTAGCGACATCCAAGCTGATGTGATGGTCTGGAGTCTGGGATGGTGATAGGCCACTTCTTAGATTTGCATTTGGATGGAACTCAAATGTCCCATTCAGGTGTCCCACAGAGGCTAAAACGTCGTCTTACAACAATAGGGTCGACAATTCAGTTTAAGGACATGTTCAATTTATAAACATGAATACATTGATAGTCGGATAAGGACCATTAGAAGGTGATGGACGACATTAACCACAAAGATGTGTTCACCTATCTCAATTCAAGACACGACTGGATTACACGTATTGGACCATTCAAAATCTTATAATTTGAATAGTAACGTTATAAACTACTATGATATTAAATTCGGTTCTGTCATGTATGTAGCTTATGTGATCTTGCAGAAATTAATTgagctttgatctaactttattaAATGAGCACCATTCTCCATTCGTCAGTGAAATTTTTCAGAGTAGACTGTTCTCTGGGCAGCCGAATGAGTAGAGCAGAGAATATtccgcacatgcacacacgcttCGGATTTCGGAGCCGCAGCCACGCCGCAATACACACATTTAACTCCTCATTTGGACCCATGTTTAGTCAGACATTTTACTTAATAAACGCATTGAAAGTATGGGAAAATTAGAACCACTAGCCTAACTGCCTATCAAGGTCTAGGCTTTCTTGTTGATGTTTTATACTGACATTTAAAGCTATCATTGAAACACTACCCACGGCATTAACCCGTGGTGATGTAAACTCTGCAAAACTCTGGTAGCACAACAAATCTCAACCTATGCACAAGTCAAGTTGCGCACGGCACCTGGCCGCCTTGAGCCTTCGTACCTTTGGTGATTTCACTTAGAGGTAATACCTTTATGGGAGGACACCTCCATTAAACGATATCTGGCGTTGTGGTGAATCCGCAGAGAAAAGTTGATTATGTTAAACCCAATTAAATTGATCATATAAGGTCTAGGCCGTTAGTATTTGTCCTACAGACAATAATGAAAAATAGTAGTACTTAGTCAAACCGTCTTTCACAGAGAGTTCCCTAAACATTTGTGGCCCTGGCCGTGATCCCACCATTATAATGGGGATATGTGGAGATAACAACGGAATGATCGGATCAGGGACATCCCGTAGAGATTAACTGGATTTGAAGAGGCACTGATAGTTCCGTTTAACAAAAAAGAGAGAGCTTCTTTCTTACGGCTTAGTCACTGGTGAGTGCTCTGAAGAATCATGACTTCTGTTTAATCCTGTGTGTGCGAGCGCGCGTGCGCGAGATAGGTCTAGGCTGTAGCTACGCGTTTAGAAAGGAATAGCCTAATTGTGTGCAATAAAAATGTCTTCCAAAATGTCAACAATATAGACAATCTATGAAatataaattaatttaaaatggCAGGTGATTTGAAcaaatgctttgtcattatcaAACACCATCAGCTTGTTTGGCTATAGTCTGCCATCATGTCCTTGAAGATAATCCTTTTCTTATAATCGGCTAAAAGAGCATCTTTCTGTTCAGTGTGCACCTGCACTACAAAGGACAAGACAACAAAAGTGGTATCAATAATTTCAAGGCACGTGGACCCGCCCCATAAATGAGCCGGAGTGATGGACACAGCGCGCTTGCTTGCCCCACTGAAGGAATGCAATTAGCGACATCTGGCCTTTATTAATAAGGTCTCGAGACCCCTGGCCGCTTTGAGAAAGTCCCAACCAATATAGAAACTCGTCATGCGCGTCAGCTCTGCAGACAAAGGGGTCAAAACGGCTCGGACTCAAAGATAGAGCTAAAATATCAACACAATTTCATACTAAATTCGtgcaaatatgtacaaaaagAATTTCAGCAGATTTCGTGATTTTTTTGTTCAGCATAATATACCATTTTTTTGTACAACTTAATTAAtaagaaaatacacacatttttGTTTGACTTAATTcatgggaaaatacattttggggggcAAACTTTGGAACTATCTTATTAGAGCAATGCATGATGGGTAATGATGTTCTACACTGCTGTGtcccacatttatttatataaaaataCAAACGTGTACTTTCACCGAAGTAATTAAAATATAATAGTAGCCTTATATTGTTTTTATCTATTAATGCCAACACTGTTTTCTATATTTGTTTTTGCTTAATGATTCTGATGCACTTGTAGTCAGAAACACACTTTTTTTCCCCTGTAAGCAACTATAGGCCTACACGAGTTTCTTCATAGTGCATTTCATATTTCATGGAGCCTACATTACTCAATGTTCTTCATAATGCATTTTATACAAGACTAATTGTATGAGGGTTGCCAGACCGGAGAAAAAAATGCAgatttttctgttttgtttttttgtggtaTGATGAAGGTATTTGATTCGGGAATGGGGATACATATTCTATTATGAGACATTTTAATACAcatcagaatacacacacacactgactttgTTTGTACTCATGTTATAGCCAACTCTTGACTTTTGTATGAGTTCTTTTTCATTGAATATTTCTATCATGTTGTCGTGTATTCATTATCTTTAATTTGTTAAATGTTTGTAGTTTGCATGTTTCAGTAATGATTAACATGTTTAAATAGTCGTAAATCTCTGCTTGATTTAGCTTTTGGTATATTTGGCATTTTTATACATATTCTGTATTTCTATTGAAGAAAGCAATAATTAATCAACACTCTACTGTAAATAAATGGACACTACCGGTTACAAAATGATGAGAAATGCTCAGTCCGAAGCCATTTGGCTATGGGTTTCACAGCCCTATAATAATGACACAAGCTATATCAGCTTTAAAAGGTTTTTTTTACAACCTATGGGGTATGAGATATTGTGAATAGTGGCATAGGATAGTCTGAAATTAATTAATATACCCTAACCCTAAGCTATGTTCAGCAGCAATTTTCAGTGAGAAATGTTCAGTCTGAAGCCATTCGGCTATGAGTTTCACAGCCTATAATGATACAAGTTATACTACCTTAAAAAGGGTATATTTCCAAACTCTTGGGTATAACATATTGGGCAAAATGGTGTAGCAGAGTCAGTCTTTGCCAATGAGAACCAAGAGGGGCCTAACTTTGTCCTTCATGACTGGGAAAGGCCTCAATTCTAGGCTGTAGGAAATCCTACATCCATCTCATTAGATCAGAACAGGATGGATCAACAGTGATTCATATTACTGGTTGGTATCCTAAAAAAAGGACAGTTGTGTTTTGCAGCATAACACACTTACATTATTTGTCTACTCATATGATGTGGATCATTGTCAGGTTATTAGACGTATAAGCTTAAGTAACAAAAGACCACCATGATTGTAATAATACTTTGAACAGGTGGGCcaaatgctgggccaattgtgcgccacctcatgggGTCTCCCGGTcgaggccggctgcgacacagccctgGATCGAACCTGGACCTGTAGTGACTTAGACCGAGCTTCAGGCAACTTTGATGTAAGGCTTGATCACACCTGTAGTGACTACTTCTATCTGTCACACCCGTTGTTGATTATCCATTGTTCACTAGATATATCAATGTAATTACACTCAACACAATGTTGAAAAACAGAATGCTTCCCACCACTAGATCACATAACCAGGCGTGAGCTGGACGGGATCCCAACGCTGCCACCAATGTAGCATAAGAAAGTGAAAGCTACAACAGGGACTCTAACCAGGGCTCATAGATTGAAATGTGAGCTCTAATAGCTGTTGTCATGAAAGCCTAGTAGGCCTCTGGGCAAAGGCAGTAGGCCTACAATGCTGGAATATACCTTGTTACAATATTATATAACATGATTGACAGGACCGTAATAATCATCATGAAATGGCCTTGGAAGTGCCATAAGTGTAAGCCAAcataattcattattttacatgaACCTGTTTAACTGCATTTTTATGGCCTAATTGATCATAGCCCAGACTCTTATAGTTGCAAATACCACGCAGTTGCACCAGGGGAATTTAAATCAAACCGATTTTTTTTGCAGGTCTTCTGTTTCCCCCACATTTATTGATTAACTAATTTCCCATCATGAAAATGTATCCCCATTCCCCAATTGAAAACCTTCATCGAttccacaaaaaaaatacaaataaagctTTTTActccaatctggcaaccctcATAAAATCTGAcatagcaaatcaaatcaaatttatttatatagcccttcgtacatcagctgatatctcaaagtgctgtacagaaacctagcctaaaaccccaaacagcatgcaatgcaggtgtagaagcacggtggctaggaaaaactccctagaaaggccaaaacctaggaagaaacctagagaggaaccaggctatgtggggtggtggccagtcctcttctggctgtgccgggtggagattataacagaacatgtccaagatgttcaaatgttcataaatgaccagcatggtcaaataataataatcacatgcagaacagttgaaactggagcagcagcacggccaggtggactggggacagcaaggagtcatcatgtcaggtagtcctgaggcatggtcctagggctcaggtcctctgagagagagaaataaataattagagagagcatacttaaattcacacaggacaccggataggacaggagaagtactccagatataacaaactgaccctagccccccgacacattgcagcataaatactggaggctgagacaggaggggtcaggagacactgtggccccatccgatgatacccccggacagggccaaacaggaaggctataaccccacccactttgccaaagc
The Oncorhynchus mykiss isolate Arlee chromosome 31, USDA_OmykA_1.1, whole genome shotgun sequence genome window above contains:
- the her5 gene encoding hairy-related 5, encoding METVLPDQKDVKRVPKPLMEKRRRDRINHSLETLRLLLLENTSNEKLKNPKVEKAEILESVVNFLRTEQEGEQQHQQTKRGHSKEGGGEQRSPCKRKQHNYREGMRSCLLRVSHFIATKSQELDEPSHDADAPPQRSRMGLTHPPSSAQLHGTSPSTPDQTPLARQQLPQPHPGPGLRTGLGNIERLSPSKPCMEHSDSVWRPWPQQ